The DNA sequence TATCAGGAACTGAATCAGGATCTGAAGGAACATCTGACTGAATACTATCGGGTAGAACATATGGATCAGTATGATGAGGTACTGCGTGCTTTGGGCTATTTCACACACAAGTACGGGAAAATCGACCGGCTCGAATCTCACAATGAGCATTGGCTGATTCAGGACGCCCAGCTGCGTACCGACTTTAACATCCCGGGACTGAAAGCGCATGAAATGGAACCGCTGAAGTACAAGTCGAAAATGAAGGAAGTGTTCCGATCCTGCAACATCCCCGTTGCCTTGGGCGGCGTTGTCAGAAATCCAACGGAAGCCCGTTACTGGATCGATGTCTTTGGCTATCCCTGCGTGATCAAACCGGATATGGGCGTGGGGGCGCAGGATACACAGCTGCTGGTCAGCGATCATGATCTGGAAGATTTTTTCAGTACCAGATCCGGGAACCGGTACATTCTGGAGGAATTTATCGAAGGCGATATTGAAAGCTTCGACGGGCTGACTGATCAGGACGGTCAGGTGGTATTTACTTCAACCTTCCGCTTCAGCAGCGGCATCATGGATGTGGTCAATTCTGATCTGGATATCTTCTACTACTCGCTTCCTGCCGTGCCGGAGGACCTTTTGGAAGCGGGTACCAAAGCTGTGGAGGCCTTCGGACTCAAGGAACGGTTCTTCCACATGGAATTCTTTCGGACGAAACTGGGCAGCCTGGTTGCCCTGGAAGTCAATGTCCGTCCGCCCGGAGGCTATTCCATCGACATGTGGAACTTTGCCGGCGACATCGATCTGTATGAGCAGTATGCGAAAGTAGTCGCCTCCAACGCGTTCGATGCCCATGTTAAAGCCCGGCATTACTGCGCCTATACCGGCCGCAAATATACGAGTCAGTATGCCAATTCCATTGATGAGATCATCTATAACTACAGCTCCAGTATTCTATACCATGGGGAAATGCCGCGAATTCTGGCCAAAGCCATGGGGGACTACGCATTCATTTTCCGGGTCGACGACTTTGAGGAAATGAAAAAAATGGTTCGCTTTATTCTGGAAAAAAAGAATTTGGAACTGTAACTGGCAAGATCAATGAATCGGGAGGACATCAAATGCAAATCACGTATGATAAAACATTCAGCCGCCACCTGGGGCGGGATATGGAATTTAAGCGCTACGGCCACAGCGGAAAACCAATGATCGTAT is a window from the Clostridiaceae bacterium HFYG-1003 genome containing:
- a CDS encoding ATP-grasp domain-containing protein translates to MNYVFISPNFPRGYSNFAVRLREQGVNVLGIGQDSYQELNQDLKEHLTEYYRVEHMDQYDEVLRALGYFTHKYGKIDRLESHNEHWLIQDAQLRTDFNIPGLKAHEMEPLKYKSKMKEVFRSCNIPVALGGVVRNPTEARYWIDVFGYPCVIKPDMGVGAQDTQLLVSDHDLEDFFSTRSGNRYILEEFIEGDIESFDGLTDQDGQVVFTSTFRFSSGIMDVVNSDLDIFYYSLPAVPEDLLEAGTKAVEAFGLKERFFHMEFFRTKLGSLVALEVNVRPPGGYSIDMWNFAGDIDLYEQYAKVVASNAFDAHVKARHYCAYTGRKYTSQYANSIDEIIYNYSSSILYHGEMPRILAKAMGDYAFIFRVDDFEEMKKMVRFILEKKNLEL